In Microbacterium binotii, one DNA window encodes the following:
- the galU gene encoding UTP--glucose-1-phosphate uridylyltransferase GalU produces the protein MSHKPFKAVIPAAGLGTRFLPATKAMPKEMLPVVDKPAIQYVVEEAVEAGIQDVLIIIGRNKNNIANHFDAMPELEQKLREKGDTGKLAKVEHSSDLADVHMVRQGEPKGLGHAVLRAQAHVGDHPFAVLLGDDLIDERDPLLSKMLSEYDKRGAAVIALMEVDPENIHLYGVAAVEETDEDGVVKVTGLVEKPKKEDAPSNLAIIGRYVLGPDVFEVLEHTEPGKGGEIQLTDALQELATDPERGVYGVVFRGRRYDTGDKLDYIKAIVQLASDRDDLGPDLRPWLKDFVAGL, from the coding sequence ATGAGTCACAAGCCCTTCAAGGCCGTCATTCCCGCCGCGGGTCTGGGAACACGATTCCTCCCCGCCACGAAGGCGATGCCGAAGGAGATGCTGCCCGTCGTCGACAAGCCGGCCATTCAGTACGTCGTCGAAGAGGCGGTCGAAGCGGGCATCCAGGACGTGCTCATCATCATCGGTCGCAACAAGAACAACATCGCGAATCACTTCGACGCGATGCCCGAGCTGGAGCAGAAGCTGCGGGAGAAGGGCGACACCGGCAAGCTCGCGAAGGTGGAGCACTCGTCCGACCTCGCCGACGTGCACATGGTCCGCCAGGGCGAGCCGAAGGGGCTCGGGCACGCGGTGCTGCGTGCTCAGGCCCACGTCGGAGACCACCCCTTCGCGGTGCTGCTGGGAGACGACCTGATCGACGAACGCGACCCGCTGCTGTCGAAGATGCTCTCCGAGTACGACAAGCGCGGTGCGGCGGTGATCGCCCTCATGGAGGTCGACCCGGAGAACATCCACCTGTACGGTGTCGCGGCGGTCGAGGAGACCGATGAGGACGGTGTCGTGAAGGTGACGGGCCTCGTCGAGAAGCCCAAGAAGGAGGATGCGCCCTCCAACCTCGCCATCATCGGCCGGTACGTCCTCGGTCCTGACGTGTTCGAGGTGCTCGAGCACACCGAACCCGGCAAGGGCGGGGAGATCCAGCTCACCGACGCGCTGCAGGAGCTCGCCACGGATCCCGAGCGCGGCGTCTACGGCGTGGTCTTCCGCGGCCGGCGCTACGACACGGGAGACAAACTCGACTACATCAAGGCGATCGTCCAGCTCGCCAGCGATCGCGACGACCTCGGCCCGGACCTGCGGCCGTGGCTGAAGGACTTCGTCGCCGGACTCTGA
- a CDS encoding GNAT family N-acetyltransferase, whose amino-acid sequence MDLSAPREHGRVGIRLIRARDARVLQDHLMSNRAWLRPWEATSPDGAVLLDMKIGIRRLLQQYRDGAGVPLVMEYDGRVAGQLNVWGIARGSLASATIGYWVAREYAGRDITPTSVALATDLCFTELRLHRMEICIRPENDASLRVVQKLGFRYEGLRRRYIHIDGDWRDHYAFALTSEEVPEGVLARWVAGRAPADAATVPERDRIGRPD is encoded by the coding sequence ATGGACCTTTCGGCACCGCGCGAGCACGGGCGGGTCGGCATCCGTCTGATCCGTGCGCGCGACGCGCGCGTGTTGCAGGATCATCTGATGTCGAACCGCGCATGGTTGCGCCCGTGGGAGGCGACGAGCCCGGACGGCGCCGTTCTGCTCGACATGAAGATCGGCATCCGCCGGCTTTTGCAGCAGTACCGCGATGGTGCGGGCGTCCCACTGGTCATGGAGTACGACGGGCGGGTCGCAGGCCAGCTGAACGTGTGGGGAATCGCTCGCGGGTCGCTCGCCTCGGCCACCATCGGATACTGGGTGGCCCGCGAATACGCCGGCCGCGACATCACGCCGACATCGGTGGCACTCGCGACCGATCTCTGCTTCACCGAGCTGCGGCTGCACCGGATGGAGATCTGCATCCGGCCGGAGAACGACGCGAGTCTGCGGGTCGTGCAGAAGCTCGGCTTCCGCTACGAGGGTCTGCGCCGGCGGTACATCCACATCGACGGAGACTGGCGCGATCACTACGCCTTCGCGCTCACGAGTGAAGAGGTGCCCGAGGGGGTGCTGGCTCGCTGGGTCGCCGGTCGCGCGCCCGCCGACGCCGCGACCGTGCCGGAGCGCGACCGCATCGGTCGCCCCGACTGA
- a CDS encoding large exoprotein, with the protein MGGQVLGGGVIFLVAVTLWLLYLLPSWHSRHQYNAAERNAVRLNQALRVLAETSETPEEVRLELTARTASAQQKLARQTLAERERAQLEIARQELAAAKQEARAVRDRPEVRMARARRRARLTATVLALLSLGGAGLGVWMQLTAASTTLLWASGAVFVISVLMLQQMSRVARRAARRVAPAPQITVEARQADVQDVALPTPAVPATWEPRSLPRPLAATSGSRASLVQDAADARAALRRAAVEEAKRERAEQAAPPSIDTARVAKAPEESPFARMGYVDDAEIEDHVRRLLSTGRAAG; encoded by the coding sequence ATGGGCGGACAGGTGTTGGGCGGAGGAGTGATCTTCCTCGTCGCTGTGACGCTGTGGCTGCTCTACCTCCTGCCCTCCTGGCACAGCCGGCACCAGTACAACGCCGCCGAGCGCAATGCGGTTCGCCTCAATCAGGCCCTGCGGGTTCTCGCTGAGACCAGCGAGACGCCCGAGGAGGTGCGGCTGGAGCTGACGGCACGCACCGCATCCGCTCAGCAGAAGCTCGCCCGTCAGACGCTCGCCGAGCGTGAGCGGGCACAGCTCGAAATCGCGCGCCAGGAGCTCGCGGCCGCCAAGCAGGAGGCCCGTGCGGTGCGTGACCGTCCCGAGGTGCGCATGGCGCGGGCTCGCAGGCGCGCGCGATTGACGGCCACCGTCCTGGCGCTCCTCTCGCTCGGAGGGGCGGGGCTGGGCGTCTGGATGCAGCTGACCGCGGCGAGCACCACGTTGCTGTGGGCATCGGGTGCGGTCTTCGTGATCTCCGTGCTGATGCTGCAGCAGATGTCGCGTGTGGCGCGTCGGGCCGCTCGCCGGGTCGCTCCCGCGCCGCAGATCACCGTAGAGGCTCGTCAGGCGGATGTGCAGGATGTCGCTCTGCCGACTCCGGCAGTTCCCGCCACGTGGGAGCCGCGTTCGCTTCCGCGTCCGTTGGCAGCCACCTCCGGGTCACGGGCCTCTCTCGTGCAGGATGCGGCGGACGCGCGTGCGGCGCTTCGCCGTGCCGCCGTCGAGGAAGCCAAGCGCGAGCGCGCGGAGCAGGCAGCGCCGCCCTCGATCGACACCGCGCGGGTCGCGAAGGCGCCCGAGGAGTCTCCCTTCGCGCGGATGGGCTACGTCGACGACGCGGAGATCGAAGACCACGTTCGGCGCCTGCTCTCGACGGGTCGCGCGGCGGGTTGA